The stretch of DNA GGAAAGTCGCACCATAGAGGGTGATAGTCCCGTATACGAAAGGAACGTTGGTGTGAAGACGAGTAGGGCGAGGCACGTGAAACCTTGTCTGAACATGGGGGGACCATCCTCCAAGGCTAAATACTCCTTACCGACCGATAGTGAACCAGTACCGTGAGGGAAAGGCGAAAAGAACCGCGGTGAGCGGAGTGAAATAGAACCTGAAACCGTATGCGTACAAGCAGTGGGAGCCCCTTCGTGGGGTGACTGCGTACCTTTTGTATAATGGGTCAGCGAGTTATTCTCAGTGGCAAGCTTAACCGAATAGGGGAGGCGTAGCGAAAGCGAGTCTGAATAGGGCGTTTGAGTCGCTGGGAATAGACCCGAAACCGGGCGAGCTATCCATGGCCAGGCTGAAGGTGAGGTAAAACTTACTGGAGGGCCGAACCGGGATCTGTTGAAAAAGATTCGGATGAGCTGTGGATAGGAGTGAAAGGCTAAACAAGCTCGGAGATAGCTGGTTCTCCTCGAAAGCTATTTAGGTAGCGCCTCGTGTCTCACTCTCGGGGGTAGAGCACTGTTTCGGCTAGGGGGTCGTCTAGATTTACCAAACCGATGCAAACTCCGAATACCGGGAAGTGCAATCACGGGAGACACACGGCGGGTGATAAGGTCCGTCGTGAAAAGGGAAAGAGCCCAGACCGCCAGCTAAGGTCCCCAAATCATGGCTCAGTGGAAAACGATGTGGGAAGGCACAGACAGCCAGGAGGTTGGCTTAGAAGCAGCCATCCTTTAAAGAAAGCGTAATAGCTCACTGGTCGAGTCGGCCTGCGCGGAAGATTCAACGGGGCTAAGCCATGTACCGAAGCTGCGGATTCACCTTTGAGGTGAGTGGTAGAGGAGCGTTCCGTAGGCCTGTGAAGGTCAATTGAGAAGTTGGCTGGAGGTATCGGAAGTGCGAATGCTGACATAAGTAACGACAAAACGGGTGAAAAACCCGTTCGCCGAAAGCCCAAGGTTTCCTGCGCAACGCTAATCGGCGCAGGGTTAGTCGGCACCTAAGGCGAGGCCGAAAGGCGTAGTCGATGGAAAACAGGTTAATAGTCCTGTACCGGTTGCAACTGCGATGGGGTGACGGAGAAGGCTAGGTCAGCCGGGTGTTGGACGTCCCGGTTTAAGCGTGTAGGAAGGTCTCTTAGGCAAATCCGGGGGATCAATTCCGAGGCGTGATGACGGTGCTGAAGGCGACTTCAGCCGAAGTGATTGATGCCAGGCTTCCAAGAAAAACCTCTAAGCTTCAGGTTGCAAGCGGCCGTACCAAAACCGACACAGGTGGGCAGGATGAAAATTCTCAGGCGCTTGAGAGAACTCGGGTGAAGGAACTAGGCAAAATGGTACCGTAACTTCGGGAGAAGGTACGCCCCTGGTAGGTGAAGTGACGTGCTCATGGAGCCGAAGGGGGTTGCAGTGAAACGGTGGCTGCGACTGTTTATTAAAAACACAGCACTCTGCAAAGACGAAAGTCGACGTATAGGGTGTGACGCCTGCCCGGTGCCGGAAGGTTAATTGATGGGGTCAGCGCAAGCGAAGCTCTTGATCGAAGCCCCGGTAAACGGCGGCCGTAACTATAACGGTCCTAAGGTAGCGAAATTCCTTGTCGGGTAAGTTCCGACCTGCACGAATGGCGTAACGATGGCCACACTGTCTCCACCCGAGACTCAGTGAAATTGAACTTGCTGTGAAGATGCAGTGTACCCGCGGCTAGACGGAAAGACCCCGTGAACCTTTACTATAGCTTTGCACTGGACTTTGAATTGACTTGTGTAGGATAGGTGGGAGGCTGAGAAGCTCGGACGCCAGTTCGGGTGGAGCCGACCTTGAAATACCACCCTGGTGAATTTGGAGTTCTAACCCAGGTCCGTGATCCGGATCGGGGACCGTGCATGGTGGGTAGTTTGACTGGGGCGGTCTCCTCCCAAAGAGTAACGGAGGAGCACGAAGGTGCGCTCAGCGTGGTCGGAAATCACGCAGAGAGTGTAAGGGCAAAAGCGCGCTTGACTGCGAGACGAACAAGTCGAGCAGGTACGAAAGTAGGTCCTAGTGATCCGGTGGTTCTGTATGGAAGGGCCATCGCTCAACGGATAAAAGGTACTCCGGGGATAACAGGCTGATACCGCCCAAGAGTTCATATCGACGGCGGTGTTTGGCACCTCGATGTCGGCTCATCACATCCTGGGGCTGTAGCCGGTCCCAAGGGTATGGCTGTTCGCCATTTAAAGTGGTACGCGAGCTGGGTTTAGAACGTCGTGAGACAGTTCGGTCCCTATCTGCCGTGGGCGTTGGAGATTTGAGGGAAGTTGCTCCTAGTACGAGAGGACCGGAGTGAACGAACCGCTGGTGTTCCGGTTGTCATGCCAATGGCATTGCCGGGTAGCTATGTTCGGACAGGATAACCGCTGAAAGCATCTAAGCGGGAAGCCCCTCCCAAGATGAGATCTCCCTGGGACCTCGAGTCCCCTGAAGGGCCCTGGAAGACCACCAGGTTGATAGGTCGGGTGTGGAAGTGCAGTAATGCATGAAGCTAACCGATACTAATGGCCCGTGAGGCTTGACCATATAACACCCAAGACGTTTGGGTGTGTGCGACACAAACCGCGAACACAGTGTACGTTGACCAAATGCCTCGAGAGCTCGAGCTCGACAACCAGTTTTGCCTGGCGGCCAGAGCGAGCGGGAACCACCCGATCCCATCCCGACCTCGGAAGTGAAACCGCTTAGCGCCGATGATAGTGCAGATACCTGTGCGAAAGTAGGGAACTGCCAGGCTCTTAATCTTAGCAACAACCTTCAACCCCGATATCCTCATCAGGATATCGGGGTTTTTGTGCATTCTCCTTTCGCGCCGGAAGCCTTTTTGATGTTTACGGCGCATGAGCACTGACCACGAACCAATTGATCGTTCCCAAACCGATCAAGGCAATGCTCAACCCTATCTGAAACCGCAGATCCATGGTGTTGATGCGGGCTATCACCGCGGGCCGTTCGAGCTCAGATGCCTCGTCCAGCTTATTCGAGCCCCACATGAACAAGCAGAATAAGATCAGGGTCGTGAGATAGCACAAATTGTAAATCGTATCGAGGAACGTCACATAGGGTAGGTCTGGCAACTCGGCTTTATAGCCTTGCTGAAGAAAGATTAGAGTCAGCAATACCATCGGTGGAAGCCCGACGCGGACGTCCCAGAGCGATGAGGACAGCATGGGGGCAAACATGACCAGAGCCATGACGGTCACCAAGGGGAGAAAAAGCTCCAGGATCGACGAGGTAATGGATTTCTTGTATATCACCTCGAATCGGACTTGGCTGATTTTCTTGGTCGTATCATCGTCGCTATCGACCAGACCGAAGTTCGTCCCGTAATTGTGAATGAATGCCTTGATCTCGCTCCCGCGAGTGATATAGCCCATGATATCGATGTATTCCCCGGTGCCGGATTCCGCTATGTCCGGAATCAGTTTGATGTGTTTGGCGTTGAGTGCTTCGTCTTCGGAGTTCAGCTCGAAGGTTTGCGCCAATCGCAATGTCTGAAATGGGAATTGCCTAAAATTCAACTCATTTGCATAGAAATGCCCCGAATAGCGGAAGTTCTGATAGTAATCTCCATTCGGGAGCCGTATCGGTTCACGGTGCGCCGGGGTCAGGCTGAAATCCCAGCCATTGACTGAGTTGACGAAGTCCAGCATCTGCGTTGCGGGAATGCCATTGGCGTCAAATAGCTCCTGGGCGGAGGGAGGCCAGGTCAACCAGACCCACCCTTCGGCATCGAAGGTTTTTTGATTGGGCGAGAAGTTATAGATGTTTTCGACATAAACGCCTAAATTCAGGGCTATCGCATGATGATCGGAAGGGCTGGGCAGATTTGCCGGTAACAATTGATCCCGGCGGCTGAAGTCGGTCCGGTCGAGGAATCCAGTGCGGATTGTGAGCACCGTAAGGATAAGAATCATGACGAACAGACCAACGGCGACAAAGCTTCCTTGGTTGCCCATTTTCCACCAGCTGTTGTTCATGATCGAATGGTCAAAATGTTAACGCAGTAGGGGTTATGGGGCCGCATCTACGACGATGATGGACAGCCGTGCTTCCAAACCGGCGCCGATCGGGTCGGACAAGGCCACGCGGCCATTGGCGATGAGACGAATCGGTTCCAGGCGGCGGCCGATGTCACTATAGGATCGAGCAATGGCTTGGAGCAAGGGACGTCCGCGCCGGTCCACCGCCGTCGACGACAGTATCGATGTCTCAAGGCTTGTGCATCGCATCGCGGGCCGAGGCATGGGCGAGCTGAAAATCCAGCAGTGCCTCGGTGGGCAAAGGCATGTCTGGCATGGCCAACGGGCTCTGCGGGCCTGGGTGCGCAGATCGCTCCAGCGGAAGCTCATGCGGCGTTCCCGGTGAAATTGCCGATGCCGCCCAGCAAGGGGGTGGGGCCAAGCGCTGGCCGGTCTCGAGTTTCATGCAGTTGTCGCCGA from Methylococcus geothermalis encodes:
- the eutB gene encoding ethanolamine ammonia-lyase subunit EutB encodes the protein MKCRTLAGTETTNRSIGVDLSPWREGRQMAPEPERGTVGDNCMKLETGQRLAPPPCWAASAISPGTPHELPLERSAHPGPQSPLAMPDMPLPTEALLDFQLAHASARDAMHKP
- a CDS encoding ethanolamine ammonia-lyase light chain EutC, with translation MPRPAMRCTSLETSILSSTAVDRRGRPLLQAIARSYSDIGRRLEPIRLIANGRVALSDPIGAGLEARLSIIVVDAAP
- a CDS encoding ligand-gated ion channel, yielding MNNSWWKMGNQGSFVAVGLFVMILILTVLTIRTGFLDRTDFSRRDQLLPANLPSPSDHHAIALNLGVYVENIYNFSPNQKTFDAEGWVWLTWPPSAQELFDANGIPATQMLDFVNSVNGWDFSLTPAHREPIRLPNGDYYQNFRYSGHFYANELNFRQFPFQTLRLAQTFELNSEDEALNAKHIKLIPDIAESGTGEYIDIMGYITRGSEIKAFIHNYGTNFGLVDSDDDTTKKISQVRFEVIYKKSITSSILELFLPLVTVMALVMFAPMLSSSLWDVRVGLPPMVLLTLIFLQQGYKAELPDLPYVTFLDTIYNLCYLTTLILFCLFMWGSNKLDEASELERPAVIARINTMDLRFQIGLSIALIGLGTINWFVVSAHAP